The Pseudobdellovibrionaceae bacterium genome segment AGTAATAGAACTATAACTTCCAGAGGCGCTAGCATAGCTGTGTATGCCTGCTTCTACGGCTCTCCAATCATTACCTGTGGCTAATAATATAGGGTCAATACCGTTTAGCACCCCTTTGTTATTAGTCGCTGCTCTATAAGGGTCTTCTTCTGCAAAGCGAGAAGCCTCTTCAATTTTTTTACCTAATTCGGGGTTTATTTCTTTTAACTGAACCTTTGCTTTAACTAATTTTGTATCTACTAAATTAGTTAAAATACACATACTTACTTTTTCTGAAGTTAATTGTTCAATAGGAGTTTTTAAAAACTCACAAACTTGGTTAATAATATTAGCACCCATAGCTTCGCAAGTATCCACTAGTACATGAACAACAGCCATAGCATTTACTTTTCTAATTTCTAAATTAACCACCCCTCCTCCACGAGCAACTAAACCATGAGCAACCTTTGTATTGGCTTGTTCAATTAATTGTAACTTATTTTTTTCTAAAATATTTTTAAAAGTATTAAAATCTGTTACTTTAGAAATTTGAATTTGCCCAATAGAAAGCGAACCCAAACTTTCTGTACTGATTTTTCCTTTAGCCTTAATCCATTTTGCTGTTTTACTAGCAGCGGCAATAATAGAAGTTTCTTCTACTACCATAGGGATAATATAATCTTTATTATCAATGCAAAAATGAGTAGCTACACCAAAAGGCATTGGAAAATAACCAATAACATTTTCAATAAAGTTATCGGCAAGTTCCACAGGAATAGGATAAGGCCCTTGTAAAAGTTGAATATCTTTTTGTGTTAAACAACCTAGTTGTAAAAGTTTTTCAAACCTTTCTGATCGACTTAATTTAGAAAAACCCTCTAAATGGTAATTTGACATGCTATCATTCCTTTACTGAAGTTAAATAGATTTTAATACCACTTTATCTTTTAACTCTATAATATTTTTACAACCTGTGCAAAATAAAGCTATCTTTAATTCATATTCTAATAAGTCCATTTTAACTAGCAACTGTTCTTCACTAATTTGTAAAGCTTTTAAAATAGGTTGAGCAAAACCCACCGCAGTGGCGCCTAAGGCTAAAGCTTTAGCGGCTTCTAAACCATTCCTAATTCCTCCCGAAGCCCAATACTCTAAAGGAGTTTTAAGATTTTTGTTAACTTCCAATGCTCCAAGTAAACTTTGTACAGTGCTTACTCCCCAAGACGCAAAAGTTTGCGAGGCGCGTTCTTGCAAGCTACCTTGCTTGGCTCTAGCCCCTTCTATTAAACCCCAGTGAGTGCCTCCAAAACCGGCCACATCCACAGCAGAAACGCCTAAGGTGGAAAGTTTTAATAAAGTGCTTTTAGAAAACCCACAACCCGTTTCTTTAATAATCACTGGAACTTTTAAAGACTTACAAACATTTTCTATAGCTTTAGCGGAGTTTTTAAACTCTGGTGTACCCTCTACCTGCAAAACCTCTTGTAAACTATTTAAATGCACAATTAAAGCTCTAGCATTGGTGGAGGTAATTAAGGCCTTAATTTTTTCTATGGGGTTAGAAATAAGCTGACTAATACCAATATTGGCTAACAATTGTACCTCGGGAACTTGGGCTCTAACTAACTCCCACTCTTTAATAGACGCTTTTTCAAGGCTATTATCCGAAAGCTCTTTTCTTTGTGATCCCACTCCCATAAACCAAGATTTTTTTACACAAGCTTTTGCTAAGGCTAAGTTAATAGCTAAAGAAGACCCATGCCCCGCGGTCATAGAACTAATAAAAAATGGCGTTTTTTCTGTGCGATTTAAAATGGTAGAGCTTAAACTCACTTCGGAAAAATCCAAATCCACTAAGGCCTCATGTAGTAGATCCACTTGTTTCCACTGATTAAAATCTACACGAGCTTGATTAGCTTCGTCTAAAGCTAATCGAATATGATCTTCTTTTCTATTTTCAAACTGTGAAATATCCATTGGGTTTAATTTGGTAAAAACCGCGTTCTTTATACCAAGCTAACTAGGCCTGTGCTTGCTTAACTAAAGCGGCAAAGGCATTGGAGTCGGCCACGGCCACCTCGGCAAGCATTTTACGATTTATATCGATGCCCGCAATTTTTAAACCATTAATTAATTGCGAATAAGTCACTCCATTTAAACGAGCAGCTGCATTGATTCTTTGAATCCAAAGCCCTCTAAAATCTCGCTTTCTAACTTTTCTATCTCGATAAGCATACTGCATGGCTTTATCATTTTTTTCCACAGCAGTAATATAACAATTACTATTAGAACCACGATAACCTTTTGCTCTATCTAAAACTTTATTACGACGCCGACGGGCTACAAAACCTCTTTTTACTCTCATGATAAACCTCTTATTTAACTAATAATTGTCTTTGAACGGCTTTTAAATTGGCATCATCCACATAAGTGCCTTGCCCCAAAGCTCTTTTTCTGGGAGCGGACTTATTTTCTAATAAATGCCTAAGACCTTGCTTTTTTCTTTTGATTTTTCCGCCAGGTTTAACGCGAAAGCGTTTGGCAGCACCACGATGGGTTTTCATTTTTAACTTCACTTTGCCTCCTTGGAATGGCGTTTAGCTTTTTAGCTAAATCTTTGTTATTGCTCAGACTCAAGTTTTTCTCTGGTGGTAATCTAACACGGGTAAACAGGCAGGGCAAGGCTTATAAATGCCTCCTTATTATGGGCCATTTTACTTAATAATGCTTATGGGCATTTTACTTAATAATAGGAATTACCTAGCAGAAACAGGCTCTTTTACCCATTGTTTTAAGGCAAATAACAAGCTCGCCTCTCGCAGAGAAATATTATTTCTTTTAGCAATTTGTGCTACATTTTGAAAACCAAAAGCGAGTTCTTTTTCTAAGTCCTTACGAACAAACTTTTGTGTTGCATATTGGGCAGGAGTTTGGGTTAAATTTTGTACCCACTCCAAATAACTTGCCCTAACACCACCGGAATTAGCTAAAATATCTGGAACCATTATAATGTTTTTTTGATTTAAAACTTTATCTGCTTTAGCAGTAACCGGACCATTGGCAGCTTCTAAAATTATTTTAGCATTTACTAAATGAGCATTTTTTTTAGTAATTTGTTTTTCTAAAGCGGCTGGAACTAAAAAGTCTACCTGCTTAACCAATAATTTATTTAAAGCCAATTCTTGATTATAAAATGCCGTTTTTGTTAAAAATGGCTCGGAAAATTCGGCAATGCTTTTTTTCTCTTCTACTACCCATTTAAAAAGTTTTTTTATGTTAATTCCCTCTTTATTTTCTAAGATAAGAAAGTTTTTTCCATCGGCTCTAGGAGAAAATTCAAAAAGGCTAACCACCTTTCCTCCTCTTTTATAAAAACCTAAAGCTGCGTGAGAACCCACATTACCAAAACCTTGAACCGCAAAGCTTAAATTGGTTAAAGGTCTTATATCATTAGTACCTAATTTATAAGAACGAGCTACCGTTTCGGCCAAAGCAGCTACTCCATAACCTGTGGCTTCTTCACGACCTTTTAACCCAAAATCAGAAATGGATTTTCCTGTAATAAAACCCGCTAATATGGCTTTATGTTCTGGGTGATTTTTTGTAAATTGAATATACGCATCTAGCAAAGGCGTTTCAAAAGCGTTTTTATTTTTATATTTACCTAATGCTTTATACATTACTTTTAACACAGAAACTGTATTTTTTTCCATATACTGAGTATCTACTGATTTAAAATCTAAACTTTTTGGTTTGTTTTTTAAAGACCAATATAAAAATTCATCTAACATAACTTTCATTATTTTAGGATTAGTTCCCACATCAGGAGCTGGAACATCATTTAATAAACCAATATTTTTAGGATGTTTATTTAAAAAAGTACTAATAAATAATCGACTGATTTTTTCTAATTCATTTTGAGAGTATTTTTTAGGGTCAATTTTAACCCCACCCTTAGCTCCTCCAAAAGGCAAACCTATTACTTTATTTTTAAGACGCATTCCTAAAGCTAATGCTCTTACTTCCATGGTACTTACTGATTCATGAAAACGAATTCCTCCCTTTCCAGGGCCATTAACACTAGGGTATTGTATTCGCCATGCTTTTATAATTTCTGTTTTTCCGTTATCTAAAGTTAATGGAAACTCTAAGTTTAAAATTTTAGGAGAATTTAAAAGCTGGGTTAATTTGTCGCTTTCTTTAAGAGAAAAAAATTTCTTTTGTAAGGCTTTAATAGGTATTAAAAAATTGTTATAAAAACTATCACTTTCTTGATTGCTTGTATTTTTTTGAGACACTATTCTGTCTGTTTTTTGATCAAAAAATAATTTTTGACAACTAAAACCAGCAGCTAAAACTATATTAGTCTCTAAAAACACTAGCACACTGATTAAAATAGATAATTTCATTATTGCCCCCATTATTTGTCCTTTTACATTGCATATATCAAGCCACGGGTGATCTACAATTTGGACTAGAGTTTAATCCACGATTTGGATTAGGTGTATTAACAACCTCTTGACATTAAACCGCTTTCATCACAGCATTGATAGGTAACAAAGACTTAATTTTATCTTTAACCACTAATTTTTTATTTTCAAACTCATCAATATGCTCTATCCCATTTACTCTATTTTTAGTTTTTTGTTTTTTAGCTTATTAAGTAAAAATAGTTATGCAGGTATTGACGACAGTATTAATCAAATTACTTCTCCCATTGCCAAAGCTTTTGGTGATTTTGTGTTTTTTAAAATAAGTTTATGGGGTGCAGAGCTACCTATTGTTGTTATCTTGCTTGTTATTAGCGCTTTTATTTTTACTTTTTATATGAATTTTATTAACCTTCGTGGTTTTAAACATGCCATAGAATTAATTTCTGGAAAGCATGACAAAAAAACCGCTGAAGGAGAAATATCACACTTCCAAGCCTTGATGACCGCCATCTCTGGAACTGTAGGTATCGGAAACATTGCCGGTGTTGCTGTGGCCATTAGTGTGGGAGGTGTGGGTGCTACATTTTGGATGATTGTTGCAGGTTTTTTGGGCATGTCTACTAAGTTTGTAGAATGCACTTTGGGTGTTAAGTACCGAAAACATAATGCAGACTCTTCTTTCTCGGGAGGGCCCATGTATTACTTAACTTATGGACTAGCCGAATTAAACTTTCCTAAACTGGGTCGTTTTCTTGGTATATTTTTCGCCGCAGGAATAGTTTTAGGAGCTTTGGGCATTGGTAATATGTTTCAATCTAACCAAGCCTTTGTACAATTAAATGTTATTGCCGGTGGCCTTTTAGATAACTATGGCTGGCTAGTGGGTTTTATTTTTGCCTTTATGGTTTTTATAGTTATTGTTGGAGGTATTAAATCCATCGCCAAAGTAACAGAAAAAATGGTGCCTTTTATGGCGGTGCTGTATTGCATTTCTGCTATTATAGTTATTGCTATGAATGCTGAATTTTTACCACAAGCCATTAGTAATATTTTTAGTGGAGCCTTTTCTTCGCAAGGAATAACTGGTGGTGCTTTAGGTGCAATGATTGTAGGTTTTCAACGCGCAGTATTTTCTAACGAAGCAGGTATTGGTTCTGCCTCTATTGCTCATGCCGCCGTAAAAACCGATCAACCCATTACCGAAGGTATAGTTGCTATCTTAGGCCCTTTTATTGACACCCTTATTATTTGCACCCTTACCGCCTTAGTTATCTCGGTAGTTTCTGTAGCCCAACCAGGATTTGCTGGTGATGCTGTGGGTATTGCCATGACTTCTGCCGCTTTTGAAAGCCAAATTTCTTGGTTTCCTTACCCTATTGCCTTAGCAGGTTTGCTTTTTGCTTTTTCTACCATGATATCTTGGTCTTATTACGGTTTAAAAGGTTGGACTTATTTATTTGGCGAAGATAAGCAACTGGCTTACAAATTAATTTTTTGTGTTTTTGTTATGCTAGGTTGCATGGTTAAACTAAAACCCATCTTAGATATATCTGATGCTTTAGTATTTTTAATTTGTATACCTAATATTATTGGGCTGTATATGTTGGCGCCTACTGTAAAAAAAGATTTAAAAACTTACTGGTTAAACAAACAGTAACCAAAACAGCTTTCTAACAAAATCGCAACACCATTATTTACAATGGTGCTTTTTCTTCTTTTTCTGTTTTTTCTTCTTTTTCTTCTTCTTCTGGTTTTTCTAAACCATCTAATACTTTTTCTTCTTTTTGCGCCTTTCTTTCTGCAGCTTTTGCCGCTTTTGCTGCCTCTTTTATTTTTAAAGCTTTAGCTTTAGTAATTTTAGGATCTTCTATAACAATAGCAAACATATGTCGACCTTCTTGCTTGGGAGGTGTTTCGACAATAGCGATATCTTTTAAAGATTTAATCATTTTTTCAATTAACTGTAATCCTAAATCTTTATGTGCCATTTCACGGCCCATAAAACGCAAATTAATTTTAACTTTATCGCCTTCTTCTAAAAATTCACGCGCTTTAGCTAATTTAATATTAAGATCATTTTCTCCAGTGCGTGGTCTTACTTGAATTTCTCTTAACGAAACCGTTTTTTGTCTTTTACGATTTTCTTTGGCTTGTTTTTTAGAATCATATTTCCATTGACCATAATCCATAATTTTACAAGTGGGTGGTTTTGCCTCGGCGGCCACCTCCACTAAATCTAAGCCCTCCTCTCGGGCTTTAGCTAAAGCATCGCGAGTGGAAATAACTCCCAACATAGCTCCGGTGTGATCAATCACACGAACTTCTGGAACACGAATTCTTCCATTTACTCTTTGAAAAACCGCTTTCTTCTTTCTTTGAAACTTAGCTTGAGCCAAATGGCCTCCTTTTTTACAAATTAGGCTTCTATAAAAATAGAATCCATCATTCTAGTTTGCTTTTCTTGTTTTAATTTTTCTACAACTTCTTTTATAGTTAAATTACTTATGCTTTCACCAGTTCGTAAACGCAAAGACACCTCTTTAGAAGCTTCTTCTTTATCTCCAACAATAATCATATAAGGAACTTGGTTAATTTGTGCTTCTCTAATTTTAAACCCTAGCTTTTCATTTCTAGTATCTAAAAATGTTCTAAAATGTTTTTTAATTTCTTTATTAATACTTTCTGCATAAGCTTTATTTTTATCCGTTAAATTGCAAATAGCAATTTGTACTGGACTCATCCATAAAGCCAATCTTCCAGCAGTGTGTTCTAAATAAGTGGCTAAAAATCTTTCTAAAGAACCTAAAATGGCTCGATGAAGCATAATAGGTTGGTGATTTTCGTTATCCTCGCCCACATAAGACAACTTAAAAGCCTCTGGCATATTAAAATCACACTGTAAAGTTCCTAACTGCCAAGGGCGCTTCATAGAATCAATAAACACAATATCTAATTTAGGGCCATAAAAAGCTCCATCGCCTTCATTAATTTCATAAGGTAATTGTAAAGCATCTAAAGCTTGTTTTAAAGCTTCTTCTGACTTATTCCAAGCTTCATCGCTTCCCATACGCTTTGCAGGACGAGTGGATAAATAAATTTTATACTCATTCATACCTAAACTTTGATAAACTTCTTTTAAAAAATTCATAAAAGAACAAATTTCTGCTTGTAGTTGATCTAATCGACAAAAAATATGAGCATCATCTTGGCAAAAACTTCTTACCCTAGATAAACCATGCATAGTTCCACTTCTTTCATAACGATGAAGTCTTCCAAAATCTGCAATTCTCCATGGCAAGTCTCTATAAGAGTGTCGTTTTTGAGAATAGATTAAGCAATGCCCCGGGCAGTTCATTGGTTTAACAGAAAAAGGTCGTTTATCTACTTCTGTAAAATACATATTTTCTCTATAATTTTCATAATGCCCCGATTTGTGATATAAATCGACATCAAAAATTTGAGGGCTAATCACTTCCTCATAATTATACTTTTTATAAAGTTCTTTTAAATAATTTGTTAACTCGTTATAAATTACCGTTCCTTTTGGTGTGAAAAAAGGAGCACCTGGAGAGTATGGATGAAAAAAGAATAAATCTAATTTTTTTCCTAATATACGGTGGTCTCTTTTTTTTGCTTCTTCTAATAAATGTAAATGCGCTTGTAAATCTTTTTCCGAGCCAAAAGCCGTTCCATAAATGCGCTGTAACTGTTTATTATTTTCATCCCCTTTCCAATAAGCCCCTGCAACACTTAATAACTTTATACTAGAGATTTGACCCAAATGCTGTACATGAGGGCCTTTACATAAATCTAACCAGTCGCCTTGTTTATAAATACTAACTTCATTAAAACCTTTAGTTTTTAAATCTTGAATAATTTCTACTTTAAATAATTCTTTTTTGTTTTTAAAATAATCAATAGCTTTATCAATAGCCCAAACTTCTTTAGCCACTGGTAATTTAGACTTGATTAGTTCTTTCATTTTTTTTTCTATTTTAACAAGGTCTTCTTCTACAAATACATAAGGAGAGTCGAAATCATAATAAAACCCTGAATCAATAACAGGGCCAATAGTGACTTTAATTTCTGGCCATATAAATTGTACGGCTTGGGCTAATACATGAGCTGCAGAATGTCTTAAAATATCTAAACTTTCTGGAGAGGTTTTAGTAATTATTTTAATAGTGTCTTGATCCATTAACCGCGTTCGTAAATCTTGCACTTCATTATTAGAATTAATTTTCGCACCCAAAGTATCTTTAGCTAAACGCGAACCAATGCTTTCTGCCACTTCTAAAACACTGGGTGCTTTATCAAAACTTTTAATAGAATTATCCGGTAAAATAACAGAAATTTTAGACATAAATTAATACACTACTTCATGACTTTTAGATTCATCATAAAAGTAATCTTCTTTGGGAATTAAAGATTGTTTGGTTAAAAATTTAGTACTGGTATATAAAAATAAACCTAAAAAACCTAAAAAAATACCCACTTCTGCAAAAGAAAACTTAACTACAGAGGGGGAATAATGAGGGTAAACCATCCAATAAACATCTACAAATTGCATTAATAAAATTAAAACCGATACTGCAACAAGATGATAAGGATTTCTTTTAGCCCATTGAGGAAGTAAGGCAATAAAAGGAACAATAAATTTAAATATAACTAATGCAATAGATACCCATATCCATTCTCCATCAAAACGATTTAAAAAATACACCGTTTCTTCAGGAATGTTAGCATACCAAATTAACATAAATTGACTAAAAGCAATGTAAGCCCAAAAAGTGGTAAAGCCAAAAAGCAGTTTTCCTAAATCATGCAAATGATTTTCGTTTACAAAACCTTTAATCCACGATTTTTTTAAAGCATAAACTACAAAAATAATGATAAAGGCTAAGGCCGATTGAAATAATCCAGAAAAATTATAAACTCCAAAAATAGTAGAATACCAATAAGGGTTTAAGCTCATTAAAAGATCTACACTAAATAAAGAATAAGATAGTGCAAATACTAATAAAAAAATAACCGATGGTTTCATTGCTTTGTCATAAATAGATTTTGCTTTTTCTAATGTAGACGCTTTAATAATCCATCGCTGCAAAATAATCCATACAGAAAAAAATAAAACTAAACGAATAAAAAAAGCTGTTGGATTTAAATAAGACATTTTACCCTCTAAAGCATGATGCCCAATCATGTTAGCCGAATCAAACCATGAATAAATATTTCCTGCTCCTAAAAAAAAGATAATAGCTAAACCAAAAGCCCATGGTAAAAAACTGCTCATTGCCTCGGCATAGCGACGAATATTTACACTCCAACCCGCTTTAGTTAAAAACTG includes the following:
- a CDS encoding hydroxymethylglutaryl-CoA reductase, degradative, whose translation is MSNYHLEGFSKLSRSERFEKLLQLGCLTQKDIQLLQGPYPIPVELADNFIENVIGYFPMPFGVATHFCIDNKDYIIPMVVEETSIIAAASKTAKWIKAKGKISTESLGSLSIGQIQISKVTDFNTFKNILEKNKLQLIEQANTKVAHGLVARGGGVVNLEIRKVNAMAVVHVLVDTCEAMGANIINQVCEFLKTPIEQLTSEKVSMCILTNLVDTKLVKAKVQLKEINPELGKKIEEASRFAEEDPYRAATNNKGVLNGIDPILLATGNDWRAVEAGIHSYASASGSYSSIT
- a CDS encoding type 2 isopentenyl-diphosphate Delta-isomerase — encoded protein: MDISQFENRKEDHIRLALDEANQARVDFNQWKQVDLLHEALVDLDFSEVSLSSTILNRTEKTPFFISSMTAGHGSSLAINLALAKACVKKSWFMGVGSQRKELSDNSLEKASIKEWELVRAQVPEVQLLANIGISQLISNPIEKIKALITSTNARALIVHLNSLQEVLQVEGTPEFKNSAKAIENVCKSLKVPVIIKETGCGFSKSTLLKLSTLGVSAVDVAGFGGTHWGLIEGARAKQGSLQERASQTFASWGVSTVQSLLGALEVNKNLKTPLEYWASGGIRNGLEAAKALALGATAVGFAQPILKALQISEEQLLVKMDLLEYELKIALFCTGCKNIIELKDKVVLKSI
- the rplT gene encoding 50S ribosomal protein L20; translation: MRVKRGFVARRRRNKVLDRAKGYRGSNSNCYITAVEKNDKAMQYAYRDRKVRKRDFRGLWIQRINAAARLNGVTYSQLINGLKIAGIDINRKMLAEVAVADSNAFAALVKQAQA
- the rpmI gene encoding 50S ribosomal protein L35; the encoded protein is MKTHRGAAKRFRVKPGGKIKRKKQGLRHLLENKSAPRKRALGQGTYVDDANLKAVQRQLLVK
- a CDS encoding Glu/Leu/Phe/Val dehydrogenase, whose amino-acid sequence is MKLSILISVLVFLETNIVLAAGFSCQKLFFDQKTDRIVSQKNTSNQESDSFYNNFLIPIKALQKKFFSLKESDKLTQLLNSPKILNLEFPLTLDNGKTEIIKAWRIQYPSVNGPGKGGIRFHESVSTMEVRALALGMRLKNKVIGLPFGGAKGGVKIDPKKYSQNELEKISRLFISTFLNKHPKNIGLLNDVPAPDVGTNPKIMKVMLDEFLYWSLKNKPKSLDFKSVDTQYMEKNTVSVLKVMYKALGKYKNKNAFETPLLDAYIQFTKNHPEHKAILAGFITGKSISDFGLKGREEATGYGVAALAETVARSYKLGTNDIRPLTNLSFAVQGFGNVGSHAALGFYKRGGKVVSLFEFSPRADGKNFLILENKEGINIKKLFKWVVEEKKSIAEFSEPFLTKTAFYNQELALNKLLVKQVDFLVPAALEKQITKKNAHLVNAKIILEAANGPVTAKADKVLNQKNIIMVPDILANSGGVRASYLEWVQNLTQTPAQYATQKFVRKDLEKELAFGFQNVAQIAKRNNISLREASLLFALKQWVKEPVSAR
- a CDS encoding alanine:cation symporter family protein, which gives rise to MLYPIYSIFSFLFFSLLSKNSYAGIDDSINQITSPIAKAFGDFVFFKISLWGAELPIVVILLVISAFIFTFYMNFINLRGFKHAIELISGKHDKKTAEGEISHFQALMTAISGTVGIGNIAGVAVAISVGGVGATFWMIVAGFLGMSTKFVECTLGVKYRKHNADSSFSGGPMYYLTYGLAELNFPKLGRFLGIFFAAGIVLGALGIGNMFQSNQAFVQLNVIAGGLLDNYGWLVGFIFAFMVFIVIVGGIKSIAKVTEKMVPFMAVLYCISAIIVIAMNAEFLPQAISNIFSGAFSSQGITGGALGAMIVGFQRAVFSNEAGIGSASIAHAAVKTDQPITEGIVAILGPFIDTLIICTLTALVISVVSVAQPGFAGDAVGIAMTSAAFESQISWFPYPIALAGLLFAFSTMISWSYYGLKGWTYLFGEDKQLAYKLIFCVFVMLGCMVKLKPILDISDALVFLICIPNIIGLYMLAPTVKKDLKTYWLNKQ
- a CDS encoding translation initiation factor IF-3, which codes for MAQAKFQRKKKAVFQRVNGRIRVPEVRVIDHTGAMLGVISTRDALAKAREEGLDLVEVAAEAKPPTCKIMDYGQWKYDSKKQAKENRKRQKTVSLREIQVRPRTGENDLNIKLAKAREFLEEGDKVKINLRFMGREMAHKDLGLQLIEKMIKSLKDIAIVETPPKQEGRHMFAIVIEDPKITKAKALKIKEAAKAAKAAERKAQKEEKVLDGLEKPEEEEKEEKTEKEEKAPL
- the thrS gene encoding threonine--tRNA ligase, whose protein sequence is MSKISVILPDNSIKSFDKAPSVLEVAESIGSRLAKDTLGAKINSNNEVQDLRTRLMDQDTIKIITKTSPESLDILRHSAAHVLAQAVQFIWPEIKVTIGPVIDSGFYYDFDSPYVFVEEDLVKIEKKMKELIKSKLPVAKEVWAIDKAIDYFKNKKELFKVEIIQDLKTKGFNEVSIYKQGDWLDLCKGPHVQHLGQISSIKLLSVAGAYWKGDENNKQLQRIYGTAFGSEKDLQAHLHLLEEAKKRDHRILGKKLDLFFFHPYSPGAPFFTPKGTVIYNELTNYLKELYKKYNYEEVISPQIFDVDLYHKSGHYENYRENMYFTEVDKRPFSVKPMNCPGHCLIYSQKRHSYRDLPWRIADFGRLHRYERSGTMHGLSRVRSFCQDDAHIFCRLDQLQAEICSFMNFLKEVYQSLGMNEYKIYLSTRPAKRMGSDEAWNKSEEALKQALDALQLPYEINEGDGAFYGPKLDIVFIDSMKRPWQLGTLQCDFNMPEAFKLSYVGEDNENHQPIMLHRAILGSLERFLATYLEHTAGRLALWMSPVQIAICNLTDKNKAYAESINKEIKKHFRTFLDTRNEKLGFKIREAQINQVPYMIIVGDKEEASKEVSLRLRTGESISNLTIKEVVEKLKQEKQTRMMDSIFIEA
- a CDS encoding molybdopterin oxidoreductase, which translates into the protein METSNITNQQKTEWIISSKAKTLFVSFMFIGVITFGITMITDNVRAWSSFLVSFFFFTSLALGGLFFVALQFLTKAGWSVNIRRYAEAMSSFLPWAFGLAIIFFLGAGNIYSWFDSANMIGHHALEGKMSYLNPTAFFIRLVLFFSVWIILQRWIIKASTLEKAKSIYDKAMKPSVIFLLVFALSYSLFSVDLLMSLNPYWYSTIFGVYNFSGLFQSALAFIIIFVVYALKKSWIKGFVNENHLHDLGKLLFGFTTFWAYIAFSQFMLIWYANIPEETVYFLNRFDGEWIWVSIALVIFKFIVPFIALLPQWAKRNPYHLVAVSVLILLMQFVDVYWMVYPHYSPSVVKFSFAEVGIFLGFLGLFLYTSTKFLTKQSLIPKEDYFYDESKSHEVVY